In one window of Gossypium hirsutum isolate 1008001.06 chromosome A01, Gossypium_hirsutum_v2.1, whole genome shotgun sequence DNA:
- the LOC107916720 gene encoding (-)-germacrene D synthase-like isoform X1, translated as MSSMSNVNRRSVNYHPSIWGDIFLSCPSKMKIDTVTRQEYEELKQEITRMLMVAPDGSSQKYRLIATIKRLGVSYLFEKEIEDALQTDFHHHGYKADQTLEYTSLQFRLLRENGFNAQAEIFNNFKDDKGNFKISLTSDVKGLLELYEASHLLVHGEHILEEALAFTTTHLELAQRIGIERPLSALVSHARKRPIRKALPRLEARQFISLYQEDDSHDKTLLKFAKLDFNLLQNLHKEELSKISRWWKDLDFATNLPFARDRLVECYFWILGVYFEPQYSFAREIMTKAIVMASTMDDIYDVHGTYEELELFTNAIERWDSNFIDRLPAYMKVFYKALLDLYEEMEKVMTKQGKSYRVQYAKEAMKQLSQAYFIEAKWYHENYVPMVEEYLKTALVSSGYPMVAITSFVGMGDVVTEETFNWASNNPKIVRASSMISRIMDDIVSHKFEQERGHCASAVECYMKQHGVSEEKAYEELKKLIDSAWKDINQELLFKPARAPFPVLTCVLNLARVMDFLYKEGDGYTHVGNVTKAGITSLLIDPVPI; from the exons ATGTCTTCCATGTCCAACGTCAATCGTCGCTCCGTTAACTATCATCCTAGTATTTGGGGTGATATTTTCCTTTCATGTCCCTCCAAAATG AAAATAGATACTGTAACTCGACAAGAATACGAAGAACTGAAACAAGAAATAACGAGGATGCTTATGGTGGCTCCTGATGGGTCGTCTCAAAAATACCGTTTAATTGCTACAATAAAACGCTTAGGTGTGAGTTACCTTTTCGAAAAAGAGATAGAGGATGCTTTACAGACTGATTTCCATCACCATGGATACAAAGCTGACCAAACTCTTGAGTATACGTCTCTTCAATTTCGATTGCTTAGAGAGAATGGTTTTAATGCTCAAGCTG AAATATTCAACAATTTCAAAGATGACAAAGGAAATTTCAAGATATCCTTAACAAGTGATGTCAAAGGCTTGCTAGAATTATATGAAGCGAGTCATTTGCTTGTTCATGGAGAGCATATACTAGAAGAAGCACTTGCTTTCACCACCACTCATCTAGAGCTTGCCCAAAGGATTGGCATTGAGCGTCCCCTTTCAGCATTAGTCTCCCATGCCCGGAAACGACCAATTCGTAAGGCTTTGCCAAGGTTAGAGGCAAGGCAGTTCATTTCCCTGTATCAAGAAGATGATTCACATGACAAGACGTTATTGAAGTTCGCAAAGTTGGATTTCAACTTATTACAAAATTTGCACAAGGAAGAACTAAGCAAGATCTCTAG GTGGTGGAAAGATTTAGATTTTGCAACAAATCTACCTTTTGCACGAGATAGATTGGTTGAATGTTATTTTTGGATATTAGGAGTGTACTTTGAACCCCAATACTCCTTTGCAAGAGAGATAATGACAAAAGCAATAGTCATGGCATCAACCATGGATGACATATATGATGTACATGGGACATATGAAGAACTTGAACTCTTTACAAATGCGATTGAGAG gTGGGATAGCAACTTTATTGATCGGCTCCCAGCATACATGAAAGTTTTCTACAAAGCACTCTTAGATCTTTATGAAGAAATGGAGAAAGTGATGACCAAGCAAGGAAAATCATACAGAGTCCAATACGCAAAAGAAGCA ATGAAACAATTATCTCAGGCTTATTTTATTGAGGCCAAATGGTACCATGAAAACTACGTACCGATGGTAGAAGAGTACTTGAAAACTGCCTTAGTATCTTCTGGCTACCCCATGGTTGCAATCACATCTTTTGTTGGAATGGGAGACGTCGTTACAGAAGAAACCTTCAATTGGGCATCTAACAACCCTAAGATCGTAAGAGCTTCTTCGATGATTTCCCGTATTATGGATGATATCGTCTCACACAAG TTTGAGCAAGAGAGAGGACATTGTGCATCGGCGGTTGAATGCTACATGAAGCAACATGGAGTTTCAGAAGAAAAGGCATATGAAGAGTTAAAGAAGCTAATTGATTCTGCTTGGAAAGATATAAACCAGGAGTTGCTGTTTAAGCCAGCTAGGGCTCCATTTCCAGTTCTTACTTGCGTTCTCAATCTTGCGAGGGTTATGGATTTCCTTTACAAAGAAGGAGATGGTTATACACACGTCGGAAATGTTACAAAGGCTGGGATTACTTCACTGTTGATTGATCCGGTGCCGATTTGA